GCTCGTCAGCCTGggcatcgacgtcggcgccctcggcctaCCCAAGACGGACGCGATCCCGCCCATGGCGACCTATGGCATCCCGCAGCCCCGGCCGGCCAACGTGCCGCCCACATCCATGCCGCCGGGCCCCGAGGCGACCAGTTCGCCCGAGCAGATCTACAATTTCCCCTTCGTCGACACACTCGGCCCGGAGGCCTTCGCCATCGACCCGCAGGTATTCCAGACCATGTCGTCCATAGAGCCGTTGAGCGTCCGGGTCGGCGCCATAGATGAATAGCATCCACCACCGCAGGACGCCGTtcgaagcagcagcagcatcagcatcagcatccaCTCCCCGGCGTCAAGTCTTTGTTAGACGCGCTGTAGGTCAGTGGCGTCGCGGTCTGCCTGGGCCGACTTGATCAAGCGCACCACCTGATCATATACCGTGAACGTGATGCCGCTCGAGAGCTGATGCCCGTCGCGGTTAGCCAGCCAGCtgaggggaggagggaggggggggggagatgtcATCTCTCCCGGAATTCTTTTTTTACAAACTTACAGTCAGCCGGACCAATCTCGGCGACGTGCCTCGCCAAAACGCCagcacgccgtcctcgcgAAGGGTCTGCGCGGCGCAGTCCAGCATCCCCTTGTATCGCGCGTTGACGCTCTGCATCCTCGTCTTGATGTTGTCAAACGGCATTGACGCATACCTAACATCGACGACACAAAAGTCAGCGACCGCGAACCCGATAGCCgcttccttcctcccccgGGAAAATCCTGGCTCTTCTTACACAGTGAAGACGCCGCTAATGCCGCCCAAGACGAGCGTACTGCCCACGCTCCCATCCAGCGCGGGCCACCACACGGCGACGCGCTCCTGGAGCATTGCGAACGTCGTGAACCGCACGGCGCTGTTGGTGCCCTGCTTGCACAGCACCGGCGTCAGCCCGCGCCACAGGCCCCGCAGGCCTTCCTCGCGGACCAGcatgccgacggcgccaagGAGCCCGCGGCCCGCGAatcgcccgccgccgaccccgtCCGAGGACGCGTCGTGGATCATCTTGGtcttgatggcctcgccgggcgtgacgacggcgatgctctccgccacgccggcggcgaggccgctCACGACGTTGACCCACGCGGCGCGCGGCTGCCGTTGATGGCCGTTTTCCGGGACCGAGGTCCGGCCGGCGAGAGCATCGAGTCGGCTGCGCGTGGACTCGAAGGCGAGGAACCGGATGCCGGACTTTGCCGCATTGGATGCCGCGAGGGCCTGGACGCCCGAGTAGACCCCCCTCACGCCGGAGCGGGCGACTGTATCGCGGAGGATGGACAGCGAGCCGGGCGGGTTGGGCGTCGcacccgtcgccgccgccgcgccgttggaggaggaggaggtgaaGTGCAGCTGGCGGCGCGTCTTGACGAACTCTGCCGGGTACTGGTGTAGCGTTCAAAGCTTTTCGTTAGAGAGAATTACGACATGATTTACTGCGTAGAACCATTGTTGTACGGCTTGTGCCCCATATGGCATGGACCATGTGGCGTCCAACCATCCCAAAACGACATGACATGTGGGATGAGATGTTCCATATtttcgaggagaagaaacgaacgatgatgagatgagagacccagggggagggagggtaGGAGTGGACTCACGGTAACGAGCGTTTCTGAAACCCCCGCAACACCGCCCGCTACGATCTTGGTTAAGACACCGGACTGTTCCATGCTGATGCTGTGGGGTGGGGTGTGTTTCCCTCGCGGTCTTGTCTTGCGGCCTGGTCTCGTCTTGGTATCTAGGTGTTGTTAAGCTCCTGGTAACCTCGGTGTCTGTCGGCACAGAGGGGATGCTTGCTTTGCCctttttggggggaggggtttgtTGACGTGGagactttttttttcacGGAGCTTGGGCGTCTGGCTGGCTTTGCCGTTGCTCGCCGCGGAGGTTTCGAGATGATATACGTCGCGTTCCCACATAAGACCGCACCGGCGCCCGCCCCATATCACGCCTCCTTGCTTCGCCTCTTACTTCACGCCCGCCGAGAGGCCCGGAGAGCGACCGCGGCCCTGGGGTCTCCAAGGGACGAGATAGAGACAAGCacaagagacggagagggaCATAAGCAGAGGAACTCCCACCACCCCTCACTCGGGCATGTTCCGAGGCCTTGGGAATCGCGTTTGGAACTCTCTTCGCTGTGTTGCGtggcgggggggggagggagaatGCTTTTTCCCGCCTCGGGCATCGTCCGCATCGTCGAGCCTGTCCTGTTTCACCGTCGTGCCGCCGACAGCAGGTgaagaggagaaaagggGAAACCTCCGTGGCAACCGCTTTTCCGTCGTTCATCTCGCTCTTGGGGGTTTTCCGTTTTTGGTGTCTGTGAGTCGAGAGTCTTGGGAAGGGCTGTGTTGCTCGGCGGCTCGGCGCGTCCTCCACTTAATACGCCGCCGGCCCGATCACGAAACGGGGGTTGATTTGGCGCCGGTGAGttctggggagggggaggggggggcggttgatacatcatcgtcatcatcatcatcatcgtcatcccgTCCGGTTCGGCGATTTGTTCTCAGGGCCCTTGCAAGCAACTCGGTCAACTTCCGGTGCCCGATGTGAATCTGCATCGTAGGCCGAGACTTCAGGGCGAAACTAAGAGTAGTCCGGAGAGGGCCTGGTGTGATAGGCCATGACAGGCCATGGCAGGCcaggaggagacggaggagaaTCTGGACTTTTGTTCTTGGAAAAcctggggagggggagggggggaggctaGTGCGTATATGCAGATGCATCCGGAGGTTACATGCGCGATGGAGGAGGGACCGAGGACGCGCGCTGGCATGTGTCAATAGCGGTAAGGAGATGATGGATCACGGGGGAACGGAGGAACGgaagggatggatggatgggatgggatgggttTCGGGTTATCATCGTGACCGGAGGACCGAAGGGCCGGGGCACTGAGGACGGTGAGCGGGACCGTTGGTGTCTGCCGGGATGTGGGTTAAGCCTATGATGGTCCCATGGAGCGCGCCGAAGGGGCCGCGGCTGGTCTGGTTGTCTGGGTGGTCGTCTGGTCCGTCCTGTCCTTTGGTGCGGAACAACCAGTTGTAGTGGTTCCTCTCGTCTTGTGTTGTCGGATCAGATGTTCGCGGCCAGGGTCCGAAGGAGGGGGGACGGACAAGCGAGGGACGGGCTCGGATGGGTGATCCGATGTTTGATAGG
This sequence is a window from Colletotrichum higginsianum IMI 349063 chromosome 8, whole genome shotgun sequence. Protein-coding genes within it:
- a CDS encoding Mitochondrial carrier protein, whose protein sequence is MPFDNIKTRMQSVNARYKGMLDCAAQTLREDGVLAFWRGTSPRLVRLTLSSGITFTVYDQVVRLIKSAQADRDATDLQRV
- a CDS encoding Mitochondrial carrier protein, coding for MEQSGVLTKIVAGGVAGVSETLVTYPAEFVKTRRQLHFTSSSSNGAAAATGATPNPPGSLSILRDTVARSGVRGVYSGVQALAASNAAKSGIRFLAFESTRSRLDALAGRTSVPENGHQRQPRAAWVNVVSGLAAGVAESIAVVTPGEAIKTKMIHDASSDGVGGGRFAGRGLLGAVGMLVREEGLRGLWRGLTPVLCKQGTNSAVRFTTFAMLQERVAVWWPALDGSVGSTLVLGGISGVFTV